Genomic segment of Acinetobacter larvae:
CATCCTAAAGGTATTACACTAGGTAACCAACCTTCAGAAACATTTACCATTATTCATGCCAATGATGCCAAAGGTGCCGATGTACAAAATGCATGGGGAGTAAAATTAGACCGTTTTGGCAATGCTATTTATCCCAATATCTCTGCCTATAATCACAATGAAATCGCAATGAATGGCAATAATCTTCCTGTCGACTTACAGTTTAAATCTAACCAAACATACGTTACGCCACGTCTATTTAGTAGTACTTTGATTGAATTTGAAACCAAACGGAGTAGCAATATCTTATTGAAAGTGAATGTGCATCCCAAGCAAAAAATTCCTATTGGCACACAAGTTAAAAACCGAGAAGGTCGCCCTTTGGCGATGTTTGGACAGTCCAACTTACTATTTATAGAAGATGCCAAAGCATTAGACGAACAAATTCAAGTCAAATGGGGAAGCAATAATCAACACAGTTGTCATATTGATCAAATCTCACAGCCAGTACATATTAATAAGACAGGTTATAAATCTATCGAAGTGGAGTGCAAATAATGAAAAGCACCTATTTATTTGCAATAAGCATTATTTTAACGCTGATTTATGCTCCATCCCTCTGGGCAGCACCCTGTAATAGCAATAGAGACAGCTTATCTGCAAATGTTACAACCATTACTGCGAATATTTCTAACAAAATTACCAATGGTGTCTATACCCCGACTCCTGAAGCAACAGGACAATATACAGCCAGTAAACTCGTAGACTGTATCAATATGATCGCAAATAATAGTGCAAAAAACAAAAGCTCATATTTCAATATAGACGGATCATCAAGCAATCTAGATTTGGCAAAAAGCTTAAACATTGCATCAAGGACTTATTATAAAATAATCGGCAGCAATGACGCATTTGCCAATGCGCATGGTTATATCACCTTTCAAATTCGAGAAAATAAAAGTGGCAGCCAGTTTCACAATATTTCATCAAGAATTACATTCTATAATAACGTTTCAGGAAAAAATGAATCATCAACACAAGGTATAGCCATTATAAAGCCGAATATTATTTTTGACCAAGAACCCACGACTAAGATTAATATCAATAATCTAAAATTAGGCACATTATATTTGTCTTTAACTCAAGATAATAATAATGTTATCCGTGACCAGCAAGTTGCTTACTTAAGCTTCCAATATAATCCTCCCGTATTCCCCACCTGTAGTGTCAATAGTCAAACCATTACTCTGCCGACTTTGTCTGCTAACACGCTAAAGAAAAGTGGCGATGAGGCTGGTACGACCAATTTCACCATTACCACGCGATGTCCAACAGAAGCAAGTGGTAAAAAACTGGTCGCTAAAATCGTTGACAGTAGTAATTTAAATAACAACTCCAACATTTTGAGCAATGCCAATAAAAACAGCAATGTTGCTTTAAAAATATATGATGTAAAAACCAATCAAGCTATAAGCTTTCAAAATAATTTTGATTATGGTCAATTTACGGGAACGTCCTCACAAAATACGGTATTAAAGCAATTTAGAGTAAATTATTATAAGAGCAATAATCAAGCCACGGTCGCAGGTAAAGTCAATGGTCAAGCGATTTTTAGCGTGGTTTACAAATAGAACGAGGCTCATTCATCATATACTGCCGAAGCTCAAGTTTTAGTCCGACAGTATATGATGAGTGAGCCTATTTATTCGATTGATTCTGATTTATTGAAATGATTTAGCTTCAATGCCACCAGCCTCTTCAACATTATATCCTCAACTTGGGCTCTATCATGAAGATCGATTTTTGTGATGAGTTATTCTCGGGGATCTTTATATTTTCGATAAAAATCTTCACCACAAACTCTTTTTATAAAGGTTTTATTCGATGTGGTTAGCGATAAAGGTTTATCCTGAGTCATAAAAACAAAATCTTTTCTTATTCGTGTTTTATCTGTTTCAGGCAGTATTTTACCCTCACGATAACGATCACCATCATAATTGGCACAATACCCTATAGTCTGCTGCGTCTTTTTATCTTTTACCGTAATCACATGATTATATTTAAAACGATAGCCCTGATTTTCTCTTGCCAATTCTTCACGCGCTTTGTCTGTTCGGGTAAAAGCTGCCGCTAGACGATTGATTGCTGCAGGATACTCTTGATCCATTTTTTTACTGACAAAAGCTTGCTCAGCTGAATTTGCAGGAACATAGGACAAGTCTTGTTGCGCCATTTTTATACCATAAGCCTCCCATTCATTAGATTCTTCAAGGAAGGGGTTGGCATCGTTCAAAATCTCTGCGAGTACACCCACACTATTTGCTGTTTGCGTCCACATATGATTCGATGCGCTACAAGCAGCCAAATATAGTATTGGCAAAAAAGTAATGGATACCAAAGCTTTTTTCATTTTTTCCTCTAAACATTTTAGCAACTAAATCTTAGAGCTATAAAATTATGGATTGAACAGACAGTACTGATATGGTTTTTCACATTGCAGTTTGAGTATTTTGAAAATATATTATATTAACCGAGCTATTTCTATAAATTAGCTAAACACATCACAAATGTACTACATGATTGCATATCTAGCTGATGTTTTAAGTTTTCGTCCAATAAATAAGGTATTTTTTCATTGCTAATAGAGGACTTTGTGCTGTAATCTAATTCGGTTGGAGTTATAGTCATTTCTGGTGTATGAGAAAATCAGGTAGCGTATCCTAAGTACAGTTCTTGCCGGAACAAAGCACAAAGGACACGCTATGAAAAATTCTAAACTATCCGTGGTTGAACAGCCACAACAAATTGAAACAGATCCACTTTCTGCCTTGCTTAGAAGTGGTGCTCGTGCGCTGATTGCTCAAGCTGTCGAGGCTGAGCTAGACGTTCTTTTACAACAACATCAAGACCTACTGCTAGATGATGGGCGTAAAGCTGTGGTCCGTAATGGCTATCTACCTGAACGCACGATCCAAACAGGCATTGGCGATGTGGAAATCAAGGTTCCTAAAGTCCGAGATCGTAGTGGTTCCGGTATTCATTTCAATAGCTCATTACTGCCACCATATTTAAAGCGAACACGGTCTGTAGAGGAGCTACTGCCTTGGCTTTACTTAAAAGGTATCTCCACAGGTGATTACCAAGAAGCATTGTCTGCCTTACTTGGAGAACATGCTCAAGGTCTGTCCTCGAATACGATTAGTCGTTTAAAAGCACAGTGGCAAGATGAACATCTTGCCACTGTGCTTTTAAACGATGTGGACTCAAGATTTCAGACCATGGCTATAAGTGATATTCTACTCCCCAATAAGCATGGGAAATGCTTGTTTTTGGAGTCAAAGATGACACGAAGAAAACGTCGTAACCACTCAGCAGAGTTCAAAGCTAAAGTTGCACTTGCTGCACTCAAAGGCGATCATACCCTCGCTGAGCTTTCTACTGAGTTTGATTTGCATCAGAATCAAATCATTGCCTGGAAGAACCAACTGCTTGAACAATCAAGCAGCATTTTCGATCAGGCATGCCCAAATAAAGAACCTGATATTGATCTAAAAGCCCTACATGCCAAAATCGGACATCAGGCACTGCAAATTGATTTTTTAGAGGGTGCGCTCAGAAAAACAGGGCAACTGAGCGTCAAAAAATGATCGATAAGACCCATAAACTTTCGGTGCGACAACAAGCACAATTGGTTCAGATCAATCGTAGTACGTTGTATTACAAGCCTAAAGAGGTTTCATCAACCGATTTGAGTTTGATGCGTCTGATCGATGAAATTCATCTCGATTACCCGTTTATGAGCAGTCGAATGATACGTGACATGTTACAACGTCAAGGGCATCAAATTGGTCGGCGTAAAGTCCGGCGTTTAATGGGCTTGATGGGAATACATGCCTTGTATCCTAAGCCGAATACGAGCAAGCCAAATCTTGCACACCGTATTTATCCGTATCTGTTGAAAAACATGGTTATAGAGCGTTCTAATCAAGTCTGGTGTACAGATATAACGTACATTCCGATGGCAAAGGGCTTTGTCTATCTATGTGCGATTATGGATTGGCATAGCCGCAAGGTTTTGGCTCATCGTGTTTCTATTAGTATGGAAACGGACTTTTGCATAGCAGCTTTACAAGAAGCAATTGTTAAATATGGTTGCCCTGAAGTGTTTAACACCCTTGCGCAGCAGTGCCGCTCAGGCAGTCAATTTACAAGCGAAGCGTTCTTGAATGAACTGAAATTGCGTAATATCCGCATTAGCATGGATGGTAAAGGGCGATGGATGGATAATGTCATGATTGAGCGGTTGTGGCGCAGTTTGAAGCATGAGGAAGTTTATTTAAAGGCTTATGATACGGTTAAAATAGCGAAGCAATCGATCGCTGATTATTTCAAGTTTTATAATCAAAAACGGTCACACTCAAGTTTAAACAAAGCAACACCAGATGAATTCTATGATCGACATTTACCAAAATTAATGGCAGCATAATTTGAATATTTAGAGTGGATTTATTACTTATAAAAATGGTTTTAGTGGTCTAATTAACGGAGCCACATCAAATTTCCTGGGCCACTTCTAAATCACATATTCCTTACTTA
This window contains:
- a CDS encoding fimbrial protein, with protein sequence MKSTYLFAISIILTLIYAPSLWAAPCNSNRDSLSANVTTITANISNKITNGVYTPTPEATGQYTASKLVDCINMIANNSAKNKSSYFNIDGSSSNLDLAKSLNIASRTYYKIIGSNDAFANAHGYITFQIRENKSGSQFHNISSRITFYNNVSGKNESSTQGIAIIKPNIIFDQEPTTKININNLKLGTLYLSLTQDNNNVIRDQQVAYLSFQYNPPVFPTCSVNSQTITLPTLSANTLKKSGDEAGTTNFTITTRCPTEASGKKLVAKIVDSSNLNNNSNILSNANKNSNVALKIYDVKTNQAISFQNNFDYGQFTGTSSQNTVLKQFRVNYYKSNNQATVAGKVNGQAIFSVVYK
- a CDS encoding IS3 family transposase (programmed frameshift), translated to MTRRKRRNHSAEFKAKVALAALKGDHTLAELSTEFDLHQNQIIAWKNQLLEQSSSIFDQACPNKEPDIDLKALHAKIGHQALQIGFFRGCAQKNRATERQKMIDKTHKLSVRQQAQLVQINRSTLYYKPKEVSSTDLSLMRLIDEIHLDYPFMSSRMIRDMLQRQGHQIGRRKVRRLMGLMGIHALYPKPNTSKPNLAHRIYPYLLKNMVIERSNQVWCTDITYIPMAKGFVYLCAIMDWHSRKVLAHRVSISMETDFCIAALQEAIVKYGCPEVFNTLAQQCRSGSQFTSEAFLNELKLRNIRISMDGKGRWMDNVMIERLWRSLKHEEVYLKAYDTVKIAKQSIADYFKFYNQKRSHSSLNKATPDEFYDRHLPKLMAA